The following proteins are co-located in the Candidatus Baltobacteraceae bacterium genome:
- a CDS encoding cupin domain-containing protein, translating into MKRFDHPDTVIVFEKGKFEIVLVDEMTIGRATYEPGWKWSEHVGRDLGQRSCAVEHIGMVVSGSATAAMDDGRVIEMRAGDIFYIPPGHDSWVVGDQPYVSLHFMGAEEYARHESVER; encoded by the coding sequence TTGAAACGATTTGATCACCCCGACACCGTGATCGTGTTCGAAAAAGGAAAATTCGAGATCGTCCTCGTCGACGAGATGACGATCGGCCGCGCAACCTACGAGCCGGGATGGAAGTGGTCCGAGCACGTCGGACGCGATCTCGGGCAACGCAGTTGCGCGGTGGAGCATATCGGCATGGTCGTTTCGGGCAGCGCGACCGCGGCGATGGACGACGGTCGCGTCATCGAGATGCGGGCGGGCGATATCTTCTATATTCCGCCTGGCCACGACAGTTGGGTCGTCGGCGATCAGCCGTACGTCTCCCTGCATTTCATGGGTGCGGAGGAGTACGCGCGGCACGAATCGGTCGAGCGCTAG
- a CDS encoding zinc-binding dehydrogenase codes for MKAVVLHEPGGPDVLKVENVPMPAAVPGKVLIRVKAFGLNRHDMFARQGLLPDVRFPIVLGLEAVGIVESAPGGEFAVGATVATAMGGMGHAFDGGYAEYTLVPADHVRSVVTNLPWETLGALPEMLQTAWGSLYEALQLKEGESLLVRGGTTSVGLAATALASRRGVTVYATTRNAGRRQLLLDSGATDVFVDNGRIAPEVKARTNGGVDKVLELVGVTTLDDSLQCVKTGGIVCKTGIVDGRFSMQGFLPESSIPTAVYLTAYLGDPQFMTMPLQQLVDDVAAGALSVTIGKVFHIDEIVEAHRLMDSNMAGGKIVVLTG; via the coding sequence ATGAAGGCCGTGGTGCTACACGAGCCGGGCGGTCCCGACGTTCTCAAGGTCGAGAACGTTCCAATGCCGGCGGCCGTACCGGGCAAAGTGCTGATTCGCGTCAAGGCATTCGGCCTCAATCGTCACGATATGTTCGCGCGACAAGGGCTCTTACCCGACGTGCGCTTTCCGATCGTTCTCGGCCTCGAAGCGGTCGGTATCGTCGAGTCGGCGCCGGGAGGGGAATTCGCGGTGGGAGCAACCGTTGCGACCGCAATGGGCGGCATGGGCCATGCCTTCGACGGTGGTTACGCCGAATACACGCTCGTCCCGGCCGATCACGTACGCAGCGTGGTGACCAATTTACCCTGGGAGACGCTCGGAGCGCTTCCCGAGATGCTGCAGACCGCGTGGGGTTCGCTCTACGAGGCGCTCCAACTGAAAGAAGGCGAGTCACTGCTCGTACGTGGCGGCACCACCTCGGTTGGATTAGCCGCGACGGCACTCGCGAGCCGTCGTGGTGTGACCGTCTATGCGACGACGCGCAACGCCGGTCGGAGACAACTCTTGCTCGATAGCGGCGCGACGGACGTGTTCGTAGACAACGGCAGAATCGCACCGGAGGTCAAAGCGCGGACGAACGGCGGCGTCGATAAGGTGCTCGAACTGGTCGGCGTGACGACTCTGGACGACTCGTTGCAATGTGTCAAGACAGGCGGCATCGTCTGTAAGACGGGGATCGTCGACGGTCGGTTCTCGATGCAGGGCTTTTTGCCGGAGAGCTCGATCCCGACGGCAGTCTACCTTACGGCGTATCTAGGCGACCCGCAGTTCATGACGATGCCGCTGCAGCAACTCGTCGATGACGTTGCTGCCGGAGCGTTATCCGTAACGATCGGCAAGGTCTTTCACATTGACGAGATCGTCGAAGCGCACCGGCTGATGGACTCAAACATGGCCGGCGGTAAGATCGTCGTTCTGACCGGCTAA
- a CDS encoding DUF899 family protein, with amino-acid sequence MIGTERTEIAQLRAMEIDLRDRIEAVAAMRRDLPPGPVLPEYTFIENGAPVRLSELFAAGKPHLILYHLMYWVQDDSFCPSCSMWIDGFNGIAPHVRQRANFVIASRAPFDRLQEWAAHREWHRLRFISDDGPAFARDIAAEDAEGNPDSTIVVFEKEGDCVRHVYTAHPILEHRGQGIDLLTPVYALLDLTPAGRGDWDTSNEAFDVWMQAR; translated from the coding sequence GTGATTGGTACGGAACGAACTGAAATCGCGCAGTTGCGCGCGATGGAGATCGACTTGCGCGATCGCATCGAAGCGGTCGCGGCAATGCGTCGTGACCTGCCGCCCGGCCCGGTTCTCCCCGAATATACCTTCATCGAGAACGGCGCGCCAGTCCGCTTATCTGAGCTGTTTGCCGCCGGCAAGCCGCACTTGATTCTCTACCACTTGATGTATTGGGTGCAGGACGATTCGTTCTGCCCGAGTTGCTCGATGTGGATCGACGGATTCAACGGCATCGCGCCGCACGTCAGGCAGCGGGCGAACTTCGTCATCGCCTCGCGGGCACCGTTCGACCGGCTCCAAGAGTGGGCAGCGCACCGCGAGTGGCATCGCCTTCGCTTCATCTCAGACGATGGACCGGCCTTCGCGCGAGACATCGCCGCTGAGGATGCCGAGGGCAACCCCGATTCGACGATCGTGGTCTTCGAAAAGGAAGGCGATTGCGTTCGTCACGTTTACACCGCACACCCGATACTGGAGCATCGCGGGCAAGGAATCGATCTGCTTACGCCGGTGTACGCTCTTCTCGATCTCACGCCGGCCGGCCGCGGTGATTGGGATACGTCGAACGAGGCCTTCGACGTCTGGATGCAAGCACGATGA
- a CDS encoding DUF899 family protein has protein sequence MADSSLLMPGTDEAYRAARDRLRDAEIDLRDRIEAVAAMRRSLPPGPVVPDYTFTEHGNRVHLAELFEGDKSELIVYHLMYWADDDEFCPMCSLWLDGLNGIAPHVTQRANFVVATRAPFDKLQTWATHRGWNRLRLLSDDGPAFARDIDAEDADGRPDSTVAVFTKDGDQVRHFYTAHPMLDDRERGIDLLCPVWHLFDLTPSGRGDWYGTN, from the coding sequence ATGGCCGATTCAAGCCTGCTGATGCCCGGAACCGACGAAGCGTACCGCGCGGCGCGCGACCGCCTGCGTGATGCGGAGATCGATCTGCGCGACCGGATCGAAGCTGTGGCGGCAATGCGCCGAAGCTTGCCGCCCGGGCCGGTCGTGCCGGATTACACGTTCACCGAACACGGTAATCGCGTTCACCTCGCCGAGCTCTTCGAAGGCGACAAATCGGAGCTGATCGTCTACCACCTGATGTACTGGGCCGACGATGATGAATTCTGCCCGATGTGTTCGCTCTGGCTCGACGGTCTCAACGGCATCGCGCCGCACGTCACCCAGCGGGCGAACTTTGTCGTCGCCACCCGCGCGCCGTTCGACAAACTGCAGACTTGGGCCACGCATCGCGGATGGAATCGTCTGCGCCTCCTCTCCGACGATGGACCGGCGTTTGCGCGCGACATCGACGCCGAAGATGCAGACGGCCGGCCCGATTCGACCGTCGCGGTGTTCACGAAAGACGGCGATCAGGTGCGTCACTTTTATACCGCGCATCCGATGCTCGACGATCGCGAACGCGGCATCGACTTGCTCTGTCCGGTCTGGCATCTGTTCGACCTCACGCCGTCCGGCCGCGGTGATTGGTACGGAACGAACTGA
- a CDS encoding dihydrofolate reductase family protein: protein MGKIVVSENVTLDGIVQDPTGEEGLDGGGWFGRVGEKNIEAWGKIAYDEARHAEALLFGRRSYEWFAKKWTSRSGEFADRLATLPKYVVSSTMEDPRWNNSTVLKGDVVSQVSKLKQSREGEIVLYASSQLVHALLKHDLVDELRLTIYPFVIGVGERLFGATSDTTSLRLVETRNIGDSLVYLRYDIAR from the coding sequence ATGGGCAAGATCGTGGTCAGTGAGAATGTCACGCTCGATGGAATCGTCCAGGACCCCACCGGCGAGGAGGGTCTCGACGGCGGTGGCTGGTTTGGCCGAGTCGGGGAAAAGAACATCGAGGCGTGGGGTAAGATCGCGTATGATGAAGCCCGTCACGCCGAGGCTCTGTTATTTGGCCGGCGGTCCTATGAGTGGTTCGCCAAGAAGTGGACATCCCGGAGCGGCGAGTTCGCGGATCGGTTGGCCACCCTTCCCAAATACGTTGTGTCGTCGACCATGGAAGATCCCCGTTGGAATAACTCGACCGTCCTAAAGGGCGACGTGGTGAGCCAGGTTTCGAAACTGAAGCAAAGCAGAGAGGGGGAAATCGTTCTCTACGCAAGCTCCCAGCTCGTGCACGCGTTGCTGAAACACGATCTCGTCGACGAGTTGCGACTGACGATCTACCCCTTCGTGATCGGCGTGGGCGAGCGTTTGTTTGGCGCGACGAGTGACACGACATCACTTCGCCTCGTTGAAACCCGCAACATAGGCGACAGCCTCGTGTACCTCAGATACGACATCGCCCGATGA
- a CDS encoding DUF899 domain-containing protein — protein sequence MNTPPTVSPQEWEAARRDLLVKEKALTRARDALAAERRRMPWTAIEKTYTFEGPNGTVSLLDLFEGRRQLIVYRAFFEPGVFGWPDHACRGCSFGADQVAHLAHLNARDTTLAYVSRAPQPDIARLKARMEWKMPWYTIVDSFDKDFGVDEWHGTNVFFRDGDRIFRTYFINSRGDEAMGSTWSYLDATALGRQETWEDSPEGYPQTEPYEWWNWHDNYEAEPDPRWGEVLDNASALLSDAK from the coding sequence ATGAACACCCCGCCGACCGTCTCACCGCAAGAGTGGGAAGCGGCGCGCCGCGACCTGCTCGTGAAAGAGAAAGCGTTGACGCGCGCACGCGACGCGCTCGCTGCCGAGCGCCGGCGCATGCCGTGGACGGCGATCGAAAAGACCTACACCTTCGAAGGACCGAATGGTACGGTCAGTCTGCTCGACCTCTTCGAAGGGCGCCGTCAGTTGATCGTCTACCGCGCGTTCTTCGAACCCGGCGTCTTCGGATGGCCCGACCATGCATGTCGCGGTTGTTCGTTCGGCGCCGACCAGGTCGCACATCTCGCCCATCTGAATGCGCGCGATACCACGCTCGCCTACGTCTCGCGAGCACCGCAACCCGACATCGCGCGCCTCAAGGCGCGGATGGAATGGAAGATGCCGTGGTACACCATCGTCGACAGCTTCGATAAGGATTTCGGCGTCGACGAATGGCACGGTACCAATGTTTTCTTCCGCGACGGTGACCGTATCTTCCGCACCTACTTCATCAACAGCCGCGGCGACGAAGCGATGGGGAGCACCTGGAGCTATCTCGACGCGACGGCGCTCGGACGTCAGGAAACGTGGGAAGATTCTCCCGAAGGGTATCCCCAGACCGAGCCGTACGAGTGGTGGAACTGGCACGACAATTACGAGGCCGAGCCGGACCCGAGGTGGGGAGAGGTCCTCGATAACGCGAGCGCTCTTCTCAGTGACGCGAAATGA
- a CDS encoding SDR family NAD(P)-dependent oxidoreductase, which produces MTIANKTVLVTGANRGIGLALVNEALARGAKRVYAATRQSFTHDDVRVIPLAIDVTNEAQIQQAFEQVDSLDVLINNAGISLPDDLSDRASLDRHLEVNVFGTYYMTKTFLPLLERSRGAIVNIVSIGALAAVPILPSYSLSKAAAFSLSQSVRALLAAYGVSVHIVLPGPVDTDMVRALDIPKESPQTVARNIIDGVERGEEEIFPDPFSAMLAESWRGGAVKALERQNAALLVQSEALA; this is translated from the coding sequence ATGACTATCGCAAACAAAACCGTCCTGGTAACGGGCGCAAATCGCGGCATCGGCCTGGCGCTGGTGAATGAGGCGCTGGCGCGAGGCGCCAAGCGCGTCTACGCCGCAACCCGCCAATCATTCACGCACGACGACGTGCGCGTGATCCCGCTCGCGATCGACGTGACCAACGAAGCACAGATTCAGCAAGCCTTCGAGCAGGTGGATTCGCTCGACGTCCTGATCAACAACGCCGGCATCTCGCTTCCCGACGACTTGAGCGACCGTGCGTCGCTCGATCGCCATCTCGAAGTCAATGTCTTCGGCACCTACTATATGACGAAGACGTTCCTCCCGCTTCTCGAGCGTTCGCGCGGCGCGATCGTCAATATCGTATCGATCGGGGCGCTGGCCGCAGTGCCGATCCTTCCGTCATACTCGCTGTCGAAGGCGGCCGCGTTCTCGCTCTCGCAATCGGTCCGCGCTCTTCTCGCCGCGTACGGCGTGAGCGTGCATATCGTTCTTCCCGGCCCCGTCGACACCGACATGGTGCGCGCGCTCGACATTCCGAAAGAATCTCCGCAGACGGTCGCACGAAACATCATCGACGGCGTCGAGCGCGGGGAGGAAGAGATTTTTCCCGATCCGTTCTCGGCGATGCTGGCGGAGAGCTGGCGCGGCGGTGCGGTAAAAGCGCTCGAACGGCAGAATGCCGCGCTGCTCGTGCAAAGTGAGGCCCTGGCATGA
- a CDS encoding helix-turn-helix domain-containing protein — MSDSVPFGRLLRDFRVAAGLTQDDLAELARMSAGGISVLERGTRTAPRRETIALLSSALGLSESDRKRLEESAARPPRARRRSEHVESDGARDRHNLPLALTSFLGREQERDHVLKHIAERRLVTICGVGGVGKTRLALEAARNLFDNFRDGVWLAELGDLDNPASVDWSIAATLGVSQQMTASGDAWIGALVGKNLLVILDNCEHVLVAAAAVAKSLLERCPNVRILATSREPLRLAGEVVVRLRTLAHPHADATPAIRLFLDRASDVAPEYAQIDRNDARMIPIERLCRRLDGLPLAIELAAAHAGAVSPDMLVRALERHNELPSAGGLAAPPRHQTLRSLLDWSYGLLDETERRVLNHLAVFAGGCTLDAAEALCDGIVDQVKILPTLLSLVEKSLVTADTRVEDTRYDLLATTRAYVREQLAAHGEQARAARAHAEYYCALAKTADTAYGRPAATPWLASIEPELENFHAALQWSLVDRNDIVVGATLVALQSQVLELLARWTESASWCEAALEAIAPAGARELEGWLHFALCRCFVFASQDERAVAAGNRAVELFRAAARAGDRPDMQIAAARVLAFVAWALACVQRCEEADRAAEEAVRKLRDEPRKSAPAWALVVRSHTVDPSDVAARRALLDEAWELDGATPGMLTGGLIYIARCALALDVGDFALAQTSAREAAEQLRASGVGANLAGWALALAASAAVAAGHTETAFRDAREALSEARCGPAMLFGAQLAAAQAALGSDRPLDAARIIGAVQGARSRGAMEPPATFRFHNAVMERLLEHLRRSLPDDVLDAELTAGRKRPFEEAVSAALQMFA; from the coding sequence ATGAGCGATTCCGTTCCGTTCGGCCGGCTCTTGCGCGACTTTCGCGTTGCTGCCGGGCTCACGCAGGACGACCTGGCCGAATTGGCGCGGATGAGCGCCGGCGGCATCAGCGTCCTCGAACGCGGAACGCGCACGGCCCCGCGCCGCGAGACGATCGCCTTGCTTTCGTCGGCGCTCGGCCTCTCCGAGTCCGACCGTAAACGGCTCGAAGAATCGGCCGCGCGGCCGCCGCGTGCGCGGCGCCGCAGCGAGCACGTCGAAAGCGACGGCGCCCGGGATCGCCACAATCTGCCGCTGGCCTTGACGAGCTTTCTCGGTCGCGAGCAAGAACGCGACCACGTGCTCAAACACATCGCCGAGCGTCGTCTCGTCACGATTTGCGGCGTCGGCGGCGTCGGCAAGACCCGGCTCGCGTTGGAAGCGGCCCGCAATCTCTTCGACAATTTCCGCGACGGCGTCTGGCTCGCCGAGTTGGGCGATTTGGACAACCCCGCTTCCGTCGACTGGAGCATCGCCGCGACGCTTGGCGTTTCACAACAGATGACGGCGTCGGGTGATGCCTGGATCGGCGCGCTCGTCGGCAAGAACCTCTTGGTTATTCTCGACAATTGCGAGCACGTGCTCGTCGCCGCCGCTGCGGTTGCAAAATCGCTGCTCGAACGTTGCCCGAACGTGCGCATTCTCGCGACGAGCCGCGAGCCGCTGCGGCTTGCCGGCGAAGTCGTCGTGCGTCTGCGGACCCTGGCGCACCCGCACGCCGACGCAACGCCGGCGATCCGGCTGTTCTTGGATCGCGCGAGCGATGTGGCGCCCGAGTATGCACAGATCGATCGCAACGATGCTCGCATGATCCCGATCGAACGACTGTGTCGCCGGCTCGACGGCCTTCCGCTCGCGATCGAGCTAGCCGCCGCGCACGCCGGCGCCGTGAGTCCCGACATGCTCGTGCGCGCGCTCGAACGGCACAATGAGCTTCCGAGCGCCGGCGGTCTGGCCGCCCCGCCGCGCCACCAAACGCTGCGCAGTCTTCTCGATTGGAGCTACGGGTTACTCGACGAGACCGAGCGACGCGTGTTGAATCACCTCGCGGTCTTTGCCGGCGGCTGCACGCTGGATGCCGCCGAAGCATTGTGCGACGGCATCGTCGACCAAGTCAAGATCTTGCCGACGCTCCTCTCCCTGGTCGAGAAATCGCTCGTCACCGCGGACACGCGCGTCGAAGATACGCGGTACGATCTGCTGGCAACCACGCGCGCCTACGTTCGCGAACAACTCGCTGCGCACGGCGAGCAGGCACGCGCGGCCCGCGCGCACGCCGAGTACTATTGCGCGCTGGCAAAAACGGCCGATACGGCCTACGGCCGGCCCGCCGCGACGCCGTGGCTGGCATCCATCGAGCCGGAATTGGAAAACTTCCACGCCGCCTTGCAGTGGTCGCTCGTCGATCGCAATGACATCGTGGTCGGCGCGACGCTGGTTGCGCTGCAGTCGCAAGTGTTGGAGTTGCTCGCGCGCTGGACCGAGAGCGCGAGTTGGTGCGAAGCCGCGCTCGAAGCAATCGCGCCCGCCGGAGCGCGCGAACTCGAGGGATGGCTCCACTTTGCGCTCTGCCGTTGTTTCGTCTTTGCAAGTCAGGATGAGCGCGCGGTCGCAGCCGGAAACCGCGCGGTGGAATTGTTTCGCGCCGCCGCTCGAGCCGGCGACCGTCCGGATATGCAGATTGCTGCGGCCCGCGTTCTCGCCTTCGTTGCGTGGGCGTTGGCATGCGTGCAGCGATGCGAGGAAGCCGACCGCGCGGCCGAAGAGGCCGTGCGCAAGTTGCGCGACGAGCCGCGCAAGAGCGCGCCCGCGTGGGCGCTCGTCGTCCGATCGCATACGGTCGATCCAAGCGACGTCGCGGCGCGGCGCGCGTTGCTCGACGAAGCTTGGGAGCTCGACGGTGCGACGCCGGGCATGTTGACCGGCGGCCTCATTTATATCGCGCGTTGTGCGCTCGCGCTCGACGTCGGAGACTTCGCGCTTGCCCAAACGAGCGCGCGCGAAGCCGCCGAGCAGCTGCGAGCTTCGGGCGTCGGTGCGAACCTCGCCGGCTGGGCGCTCGCGCTCGCAGCCTCGGCGGCCGTCGCTGCAGGTCACACGGAAACGGCGTTTCGCGATGCGCGCGAGGCGCTGTCGGAAGCGCGCTGCGGACCGGCCATGCTCTTCGGCGCACAGCTTGCCGCGGCGCAAGCCGCGCTGGGCAGCGATCGCCCGCTCGACGCGGCCAGGATCATCGGCGCCGTACAAGGCGCACGCTCGCGCGGCGCGATGGAGCCGCCCGCGACGTTCCGGTTCCACAATGCTGTCATGGAGCGCTTGCTCGAGCACCTGCGGCGCAGCCTACCGGATGACGTGCTCGACGCCGAACTCACCGCCGGCCGCAAGCGGCCATTCGAGGAAGCGGTCTCGGCCGCGCTCCAAATGTTCGCATAA
- a CDS encoding alpha/beta fold hydrolase, protein MRELEVPVGDLRFRVTIDGELNADKSNAVFAPHALTGNSRVAEWWPGIAGGDESFFSRNRYAIIGINALAPRRTTVRDIVQTHQRIFDALEIERLAVVIGGSLGGMQALQWALDAPQRVERAIVVGAHDHHSAMGIALNAVQRDAIALDPVRGLALARKIAMLTYKSEELFTQRYGRKPDRRDPARFDVEGYLDHQGDKLIARMDPAAYVALTHAMDSFDVRDRTLPPGPDVTFVGISSDWLFRPQDVRAAAQRLGARYLELHSDHGHDAFLAEPEKLRALLAPLLTSASEAARL, encoded by the coding sequence GTGCGCGAGCTGGAGGTTCCCGTTGGGGACCTGCGCTTTCGCGTCACGATCGACGGCGAGCTCAACGCGGACAAGAGCAACGCCGTCTTCGCGCCGCACGCGCTGACGGGGAATAGCCGCGTCGCCGAATGGTGGCCCGGAATTGCGGGAGGAGACGAATCGTTCTTCTCCCGCAACCGCTACGCCATCATCGGCATCAACGCGCTCGCTCCTCGCCGTACTACCGTGCGTGACATCGTCCAGACGCACCAGCGTATCTTCGACGCGCTCGAAATCGAACGGCTGGCGGTCGTGATCGGCGGTTCGCTGGGCGGCATGCAGGCGCTGCAGTGGGCGCTCGATGCGCCGCAGCGCGTCGAACGGGCGATCGTGGTCGGCGCGCACGATCATCACTCGGCGATGGGCATCGCGCTCAACGCCGTGCAGCGCGATGCGATCGCGCTCGATCCGGTGCGCGGGCTTGCGCTCGCGCGTAAGATCGCGATGCTCACCTACAAGAGCGAAGAGCTCTTCACGCAGCGGTACGGCCGCAAACCCGACCGGCGCGACCCCGCACGCTTCGATGTCGAAGGCTACCTCGATCATCAGGGCGACAAACTCATCGCGCGGATGGATCCGGCGGCGTACGTCGCGCTCACGCACGCGATGGACAGCTTCGACGTGCGCGATCGCACGCTGCCGCCCGGGCCCGACGTCACCTTCGTCGGCATCTCGTCCGATTGGCTCTTCCGTCCGCAAGACGTTCGCGCCGCCGCGCAACGTCTCGGCGCACGCTACCTGGAACTACACAGCGATCACGGCCACGATGCGTTCCTCGCCGAACCCGAAAAACTCCGCGCCCTACTGGCGCCTCTGCTCACGAGCGCGAGCGAAGCCGCGCGACTTTAG